A region from the Plasmodium berghei ANKA genome assembly, chromosome: 9 genome encodes:
- a CDS encoding armadillo repeat protein PF16, with product MSKVIHQIFDDYNKSRIQFTQSVSDLCLKPHNIEILINTDIINLLRPLILDKVPIVQQNATVILAKLASYSEEVALTILQNDVLPHLIYCLKHENKNYRKNCAYTLKCLANHNSKLANIVAEGNCIDYLMDCLDEYDLRVKQSCINALCAIIKNDLELSNNVVDKGIIPLLILCLQEKDNNLIKSSLNMLSELCKQSDEIAKNVVDNNVLPNLIKFLDNNDNYIKKNACNCLSQIAKHKEELTELMIENDIFPKILYLLKDNDDIVKKNCANCLKEMSKHNEDICKIIVRAGALPLLCECIEQSSKDTIKLPAILCLGFISSFSESLSLNIILSNTIPILKKSMIEETEDYIKSACVWAVGNIGKHSTEHAKKLADENILIILVNLYNSNESSDDLKKKVKIALKGIIQKVTDLEALHPVFLKSPLKLAKYSIFQFSKILPKNPSYKKSFIKSGCLKYLQEIKNCEDSKKFELEISSINNSFPEDIINYYTPGYSETLIKKIDEVEKNE from the coding sequence atgagtaAAGTTATACATCAAATATTTGACGATTATAATAAGTCAAGAATACAGTTTACGCAAAGCGTCTCTGATTTATGCTTAAAACCAcataatattgaaatattaataaatacagatataataaatttactTCGTCCATTAATATTGGATAAAGTTCCTATAGTTCAACAAAATGCAACAGTAATACTAGCAAAACTAGCTAGCTATTCTGAAGAAGTAGCTTTGacaattttacaaaatgaTGTATTACcacatttaatatattgcttaaaacatgaaaataaaaattatcgAAAAAATTGTGCATATACACTAAAATGCTTGGCTAATCATAATTCAAAGCTAGCTAATATTGTTGCTGAAGGAAATTGTATCGATTATTTAATGGATTGTTTAGATGAATATGATTTAAGAGTAAAACAATCATGTATTAATGCATTATGTGcaatcataaaaaatgatcTAGAATTGTCTAATAATGTTGTTGATAAAGGTATTATACctttgttaatattatgtttacaagaaaaagataataatttaataaagaGCTCTTTAAATATGTTATCTGAACTATGTAAACAATCTGATGAAATTGCAAAAAATGTTGTTGATAATAATGTATTAccaaatttaataaaatttttggataataatgataactatataaaaaaaaatgcatgcAACTGTTTATCACAAATAGCTAAACATAAAGAAGAGTTAACTGAATTAATGattgaaaatgatatatttcctaaaattctttatttattaaaagataatgatgatatagttaaaaaaaattgtgcaaattgtttaaaagaaatgaGTAAACATAATGAAGATATTTGCAAAATTATTGTACGTGCAGGTGCTTTACCTCTTTTATGTGAATGTATAGAACAATCATCAAAAGATACTATAAAATTACCAGCAATATTATGTCTTGGttttatatcatcattttcagAATCACTAagtttaaatattattctaTCTAATACTATAcctattttaaaaaaatcaatgATTGAAGAAACAGaagattatataaaaagtgCGTGTGTTTGGGCTGTTGGAAATATCGGAAAACATTCCACTGAGCATGCCAAAAAACTTGctgatgaaaatatattaattattttagttaacttatataattcaaatgAATCGTCtgatgatttaaaaaaaaaagtgaaaataGCATTAAAAGgtataatacaaaaagtTACAGATCTTGAGGCTTTACATCCTGTATTTCTAAAATCGCCTTTAAAACTTGCTAAATATTCTATTTTccaattttcaaaaatattaccaAAAAATCCATCctataaaaaatcatttatTAAGTCAGGATgcttaaaatatttacaa
- a CDS encoding structural maintenance of chromosomes protein 1, putative, with the protein MAKKNKKKIDESSRNDEEYKSERSVDTEENKNSKINGLKINSEKVLDQDFNSFINNEFLDISVSPSLDLSQSNIMSIKHGKYNNYLNDFNLTNKTYENINENDDINYNNANSYIQSKQMNKKNKLDVDTQSETIENNNFEKNKNKNENSEGYSTDASNNEGQKNEKKKCLNNEYQKEMSKTFVEKNGEEISRIEMGVENQSENVNGSNSMMYNKKYNNEYTNISKINDLSLPNNYLSNSIASSMITSKESELCFIKYLTVCNFKSYENENIIGPFSKFTAIIGPNGSGKSNIMDCICFVLGIDNKYLRIKNLRKLIYHKENEKIENISKRICYVKLTIESNSKETVELKRTLNYRGVSNFYINERLVNQDEYTNFLRRNRIETKTKTCLIFQGDIEEIINKKPTELSKLFEYISGSNEYEQIYEDIKERLKEKQIACKNFLNEKKKIEQEIKIHKMQMNENIEHNKIKESYDNDIKNLYLFRLYHFLKKKEFFKEQLAIFKDQKMEFEQEVLNKNKDIANDLERKKIEKKKEFLKIDEQIKNKKIILNELKIEINEIHEKRKYCQDNLNQIMANEKLKQIMQTHCSKFINDLSGRLNEQNKKLEEEYKNKLKIFLKIFNQTEEIKKFIKENNKKIYDNLIKDEKCVKGNKKLNFEKYNNDEEYINNLNIIQFIENLDEYKKSKENYLYLCANSNININNYTSLCSNLKKDIKELQEECDNINRKKQKELIDLESEKFAFNEISERIQKLNNLIEQDKNKIEKNKINLKEMNIKILEKEKQIDNLEEEINVLNIHKKELLFFDKKKDLIKNLKNIFGDSEIYDEISNLYQVTNQTYYTAINNIIHKYNNFLLVKNLETCTKCIQYLKNNKMDRMDFIPFENFIKNIEKKKKKKGINGNINEYLHEEHQNNYSGNKQYSDLSIIDKVINTFKKKNIIIANNCLVCDENYKLLFDYIIGEDTIIIENFEDAEQIKRKFPQINVNMVTQNGHIISKHNNLIIDICSKYSNQEKYNNNKLNINIYNKLLNKKDECRNMINDLNKNIIETNELINKHTNEYELNKKKYSSIIVKKNIFEKEIEAKNMLICTYENKIEKIQNGELKNKRNLLTNYDEELIQERNSLSSYQKKAFESLNNKLNVANVYEIVEHGNNELEKVDENIMRIKNNIKKLNDDINELMDKKNEMNSFNKKENKQNENATHELEGLKADEDKTNKKMDEIQINIEELENIKKYIHKNINTINQELNELRENINSSFEKHEYIENKIQNSKKKMQIYRQFIKDLLNECDINNINIFETAIMLKDKENDYHEDPFENNLNKKMKRTNNKKIHNKSRRKSKLLEYPNYSDVSSIDESDKSDKSDKSNDVSNFGNISFDLIPEELKRLESENDINREKERIEEEIEKKKKILKIKNVNNNAEKEYDKLLTKLKIVDTNLNEGRKECNLFERNFRILQKKRSYKFLHCFNYIKNVIDNVYNNLTYNTKHHVGGQAFLDLCNYNEFNKDDEPFYCGIKYNNMPPMKRYFEISELSGGEKSISALALIFSIQKYINNSFIILDEVDANMDPIKITSLTRYLNSINSQVIVISLKDKFFSKSQTLVGVYKNKNKKCSKTITLDISKYRQDAN; encoded by the coding sequence AtggcaaaaaaaaataaaaaaaaaattgatgaaTCCTCAAGAAATGatgaagaatataaatCTGAAAGAAGTGTAGATacagaagaaaataaaaatagtaaaataaatggattaaaaataaattcagAAAAAGTATTAGATCAAGATTTTAAtagttttataaataatgaatttttaGATATTTCAGTATCTCCTTCCCTCGATTTATCACAGAGTAACATTATGAGCATTAAAcatggaaaatataataactaTTTGAatgattttaatttaacaaataaaacatatgaaaacataaatgaaaatgatgatataaattataataatgcaaattcatatatacaaagtaaacaaatgaataagaaaaacaaaCTCGATGTAGATACACAATCTGAAacaatagaaaataataattttgaaaaaaataaaaataaaaatgagaaTAGTGAAGGATATAGTACAGATGCTTCAAATAATGAGGgccaaaaaaatgaaaaaaaaaaatgtttaaacAATGAATATCAAAAAGAAATGTCAAAAACAtttgttgaaaaaaatggagaAGAAATAAGTAGAATAGAAATGGGTGTAGAAAATCAATCAGAAAATGTAAATGGTTCAAATAGTATgatgtataataaaaaatataataatgaatatacaaatatatccaaaataaatgatttatcattaccaaataattatttaagtAATAGCATTGCATCAAGTATGATAACTTCAAAAGAAAGTGAGttatgttttataaaatatttaacagtttgtaattttaaaagttatgaaaatgaaaatatcaTTGGAcctttttcaaaatttacAGCAATTATTGGACCGAATGGATCAGGAAAATCAAATATCATGGATTgtatttgttttgttttaggtattgataataaatatttaagaataaaaaatttaagaaaattgatatatcataaagaaaatgaaaaaatagaaaatatatcaaaaagaATATGTTATGTTAAACTTACAATTGAAAGCAATAGTAAAGAAACAGTGGAATTAAAAAGAACATTAAATTATAGAGGTGTTAGTaacttttatattaatgaaaGGCTTGTTAATCAAGatgaatatacaaattttttgAGAAGAAATAGAATTGAAACCAAAACCAAAACTTGTCTAATTTTTCAAGGGGATAttgaagaaataataaataaaaaaccaACAGAATTGTCTAAactttttgaatatataagtggatcaaatgaatatgaacaaatatatgaagACATTAAAGAAagattaaaagaaaaacaaattgcttgtaaaaattttttaaatgaaaaaaaaaaaatcgaacaagaaataaaaattcataaaatgcaaatgaatgaaaatatagaacataataaaattaaagaaagttatgataatgatataaaaaatttatatttatttagattatatcattttttaaaaaaaaaagaattttttaaagaacAGTTAGCTATTTTTAAAGATCAAAAAATGGAATTTGAACAAGaagttttaaataaaaataaagatatagCTAATGATttagaaagaaaaaaaattgaaaaaaaaaaagaatttttaaaaattgatgaacaaataaaaaataaaaaaataattttaaatgaattaaaaattgaaataaatgaaatacatgaaaaaagaaaatattgccaggataatttaaatcaaATTATGGCGAATGAAAAActaaaacaaattatgCAAACACATTGttctaaatttattaatgatCTCAGTGGAAGGttaaatgaacaaaataaaaaattagaagaagaatataaaaataaattaaaaatttttttaaaaatatttaatcaaacagaagaaataaaaaagtttataaaagaaaataataaaaaaatttatgataatttaattaaagacgaaaaatgtgtaaagggaaataaaaaattaaattttgaaaaatataacaatgatgaagaatacataaataatctaaatataattcaatttatagaaaatttagatgaatataaaaaaagtaaagaaaattatttatatttatgtgctaatagtaatataaatattaacaacTATACAAGCCTTTGttcaaatttaaaaaaagacatAAAAGAATTACAAGAAGAGTGTGATAATATTaacagaaaaaaacaaaaagaatTAATCGATTTAGAATCAGAAAAATTTGCatttaatgaaatatcTGAAAGgatacaaaaattaaataatttaatagaacaagataaaaataaaatagaaaaaaacaaaataaatttaaaagaaatgaatataaaaattttagaaaaagaaaaacaaattgATAATTTAGAAGAAGAAATTAATGtgttaaatatacataaaaaagaattgctattttttgataaaaaaaaagatcttattaaaaatttaaaaaatatatttgggGATAGTGAAATATATGATGAaatatcaaatttatatcaaGTTACAAATCAAACATATTACACTgctattaataatataatacataaatataataattttttattagttaaaaatttagaaaCATGTACAAAATGTATACAATatcttaaaaataataaaatggatCGAATGGATTTTATTccttttgaaaattttataaaaaatatagaaaaaaaaaaaaaaaaaaaaggaataaatggaaatataaatgaatatcTACATGAAGAAcatcaaaataattattcaggaaataaacaatattCTGACTTAAGTATAATAGATAAAGtaataaatacatttaaaaaaaaaaacattattattgcAAATAATTGTTTAGTATGTGATGAAAATTACAAGTTACTATTTGATTATATTATTGGGGAAgatactattattattgaaaattttgaagatgctgaacaaattaaaagaaaatttcCACAAATAAATGTTAACATGGTTACACAAAATGGACATATAATATCtaaacataataatttaattatagatatatgttcaaaatattcaaaccaagaaaaatataataacaataaattaaatataaatatatataacaaacttttaaataaaaaagacgAATGTAGAAATATGATtaatgatttaaataaaaatataattgaaacaaatgaattaataaataaacacaCTAATGaatatgaattaaataaaaaaaaatattcaagtataattgtaaaaaaaaatatttttgaaaaagaaattgaAGCTAAGAATATGCTTATTTGCacatatgaaaataaaattgaaaaaatacaaaatggagaattaaaaaataaaagaaatctATTAACAAATTATGATGAAGAATTAATTCAGGAAAGAAATAGTTTATCAtcttatcaaaaaaaagcatttgaatctttaaataataaattaaatgtaGCTAATGTCTATGAAATTGTTGAACATGGTAATAATGAATTAGAAAAGgttgatgaaaatataatgcgaattaaaaataatattaaaaaattaaatgatgatattaatgaattaatggataaaaaaaacgaaatgaattcatttaataaaaaagaaaacaaacaaaatgaaaatgctACACATGAATTAGAAGGATTAAAAGCAGATGAAGATAaaactaataaaaaaatggacgaaattcaaattaatattgaagaattagaaaatattaaaaaatatatacataaaaatattaataccATAAATCAAgaattaaatgaattacgagaaaatattaattcgAGTTTTGAAAAGCATgaatatattgaaaataaaatacaaaactctaaaaaaaaaatgcaaatatatcgacaatttattaaagatttattaaatgaatgtgatataaataatataaatattttcgaAACAGCCATTATGTTAaaagataaagaaaatgattaTCATGAGGATCCATTTGAAAACAActtaaacaaaaaaatgaaacgaacaaataataagaaaataCATAACAAATCCAGAAGAAAAAGTAAACTGCTAGAATACCCTAACTATAGTGATGTAAGTTCAATAGATGAATCAGACAAATCAGACAAATCAGACAAATCAAATGACGTTTCTAATTTTggaaatatttcatttgatTTGATTCCAGAAGAATTAAAACGATTAGAAagtgaaaatgatataaatagaGAAAAAGAAAGGATAGAAGaagaaattgaaaaaaaaaaaaaaattttaaaaataaaaaatgtaaataataatgctgaaaaagaatatgataagttattaacaaaattaaaaatagttgatacaaatttaaatgaagGAAGAAAAGAAtgtaatttatttgaaagaaattttagaatattacaaaaaaagagatcatataaatttttacattgttttaattatattaaaaatgttatagataatgtatataataatttgacatataatacaaaacaCCATGTAGGAGGGCAAGCATTTTTGGATTTATGtaattataatgaatttaatAAAGATGATGAACCTTTTTATTGTggaattaaatataataacatgCCCCCTATGAAACgttattttgaaatatcTGAACTCAGTGGTGGGGAAAAAAGTATTAGTGCATTAgcattaatattttctatccaaaaatatatcaataattcttttattattcttgATGAAGTAGATGCAAATATGGATcctataaaaataacatctCTAACCCGATATCTTAATTCGATTAATAGTCAAGTTATTgttatttcattaaaagATAAGTTTTTCAGTAAAAGTCAAACTCTTGTTGgtgtttataaaaataaaaataaaaaatgttcaAAGACAATCACTCTTGATATTAGCAAATATCGCCAAGACGCCAACTAG
- a CDS encoding methyltransferase, putative — MQCICPLENKFFTKEIKNNKEIVKHLKKCPLFLKNLYYHYSPFYFPHINDSIYGLTEKINENREKSFILYTEIENVLYEYYKFFNDIILDILIKKDININTYELFIKLKYEILLKWFLKYGSEGLLVKIQDNESLKKIKKKINLEKLNDSHNISLEYIENFLNYYIENINNQIVKARGLSLIYNDESDKRNGEPFDLPKGYMQPILSLKYITSIHNYEICKRIVNFINTAIFLEDVKEGMLPSENNGKDYTRIYNKDEIFSLVIYLSIYLCCKTSIKKRIKNNNLFGKKKEEDSSLHKSIHFLLKNINKHDIQNINIVFIFLYFNKSFYDHFESLINNRDIFYNQENIQTNLFIELGAGKGSTTRWVHFIMNNLVNILELYFKKLYQSSFDSTKKISDNSVQTPGVSDPTVQSTVQSTSQLNNTKRSSRIHSQNHKKNKCKILIIEREAYRNKKEKKGIFMEMENGIQNIIRIKSDVGDFNLFRLINFLKNKNQEKETRYIVPDIIQYYYYNGVYKRINKPEFVENSKSEKNLSMIDIGQNEQTKVIDIKNEETISITKTHFIHSDNILIKNLNFIEQYFDVHVQKLLSFLSQGNNNIFRVYNNMELFCGDFKCQSISFLTKHLCGNGTDLALRMLINNIKSNSTENYFIISTCCHHKCEIDKILGIKYLKDLKIDTKYFQHIIHHISGYASCANKEKRRVGKKIKLLIDLIRIRYLICQGLKNTHLIKYVNQSITIEKHAILFFNNNQLDLRGFKSY; from the exons atgcaATGCATATGCCCtcttgaaaataaattttttacaaaggaaataaaaaataacaaagaAATCGTTAAACATCTTAAAAAATGCCCATTGttcttaaaaaatttatattatcattacagtccattttattttcctcatataaatgatagtatatatggattaacagaaaaaattaatgaaaatagaGAAAAgagttttatattatatacagaaatagaaaatgtGCTATATGAATATTACAAGTTTTTCaatgatataatattagatatacttataaaaaaagatataaatataaatacatatgaattatttataaaattaaaatatgaaatattattaaaatggtttttaaaatatggtAGTGAAGGTTTATTGGTGAAAATACAAGATAATGaatctttaaaaaaaattaaaaaaaaaataaatttggaaaaattaaatgattcACATAATATAAGTTtagaatatatagaaaattttttaaattattatattgaaaatataaataatcaaaTCGTAAAAGCACGAGGCCTATCGTTAATTTATAATGACGAATCAGACAAAAGAAATGGCGAACCATTCGATTTACCAAAGGGTTATATGCAACCCATTTTAAGcttgaaatatataacaagtattcataattatgaaatatGTAAAAGAATTGTAAATTTCATAAACACggctatatttttagaagATGTAAAAGAAGGCATGCTTCCATCTGAAAATAATGGAAAAGATTATACTAGAATATACAACAAAGATGAAATATTTAGCTtagttatttatttatctatatatttatgttgtAAAACaagtattaaaaaaagaattaaaaataataatttatttggtaaaaaaaaagaagaggATTCATCTTTACATAAATCTATCCACTTtcttttgaaaaatataaataaacatgatatacaaaatattaatatagtatttatctttttatattttaacaaatCATTTTATGATCATTTTGAATCCTTAATTAATAACAgagatatattttataatcaggaaaatattcaaacaaatttgtttatagAGTTAGGGGCCGGAAAGGGAAGTACAACTCGATGggttcattttattatgaacaacttagtaaatattttagaattatattttaagaaaCTTTATCAAAGCTCTTTTGATTctactaaaaaaatatccgATAATTCTGTTCAGACACCTGGAGTTTCAGATCCAACTGTCCAATCAACTGTCCAATCAACTTCCCAATTAAATAACACCAAACGATCCAGTAGAATCCATTCTCAAaatcacaaaaaaaataaatgcaaaattttgattataGAAAGAGAAGCgtatagaaataaaaaagaaaaaaaaggaatttttatggaaatggaaaatggtattcaaaatattataagaataaaatCAGATGTTGGtgattttaatttattccggcttataaattttttgaaaaataaaaatcaagAAAAAGAAACTCGATACATAGTTCCAGATATaattcaatattattattacaatgGTGTGTATAAAAGAATCAATAAACCTGAGTTTGTAGAAAATTCAAAATCTGAGAAAAATTTAAGCATGATAGATATTGGACAAAACGAACAAACAAAAGTTATtgacataaaaaatgaagaaactATATCTATTACTAAAACACATTTCATACATTCAgacaatattttaataaaaaatctaAATTTTATAGAGCAGTATTTTGATGTCCATGTTCAAAAGTTATTATCATTTCTTTCACAAGgaaataacaatattttcag ggtatataataatatggaaTTGTTTTGTGGGGATTTTAAATGTCAAAgcatttcatttttaacaaaacATTTGTGTGGGAATGGGACAGATTTAGCTCTAAG gatgttaataaataatattaaaagcAATTCCacagaaaattattttatcatatccACATGTTGTCATCATAA ATGTgaaattgataaaattttagggatcaaatatttaaaagacCTTAAAATtgatacaaaatattttcagcATATTATTCATCATATATCGGG ataCGCTTCTTGCgcaaataaagaaaaaagacgagttgggaaaaaaataaaattactAATCGATTTAATTCG AATACGATATCTTATTTGCCAAGGGTTAAAGAATACCCATTTAATCAAATATGTAAATCAGTCTATTACCATAGAAAAACATGCtatcttattttttaacaacaATCAGTTGGATCTTAGAGGATTTAAATCGTATTAG